In Symmachiella dynata, the following are encoded in one genomic region:
- a CDS encoding carbon starvation protein A — protein MATNAVLISLCSFAVLILAYFTYGRFLARRIFRLDPNRPTPAHTKQDGVDYVPTKIPVLFGHHFASIAGLGPILGPAIAVIWGWGPAVLWVVCGCIFMGAVHDLGALTVSLRYQGRSIGDVCSDLIGHRARFLFLLIIFFLMSLAMGAFVNAISALFVKFHPGAIIPSFGLMLVAMCIGIAVYRLRVGLGPATVVGLIAFGGLIYWGVQQPLPTYQWFASDVTQQLLTESRNAGADVDHGSIAAAQVLQESGHESAAADLTAAATTASRTWIYVLLGYGFIASVLPVWLLLQPRDYINSFQLYLALALLVAGLLVAAATGSDFNVIDAAMIRDDPQMGAPPMVPFLFVTIACGAVSGFHSLVSSGTTVRQLDRETDALPIGFGAMLTEGALAILVIMACVAGLGSQAWEAGGAYASWGGIGKGGLGVQLDAVIHGGANFLSEVGVSERFGQAFLAVTIVAFAMTTLDSATRLLRFNVEEIFRSIKLEPLANRYFASLIAVGGIALFAQPQGAALWVLFGTTNQLLAGLTLLTVSLFLFKLRRPIIYTLIPMGMMLVMTAWAMAIQLKGFYKDEQWLLFGVSVVVVLMTTWLVIEAILSFCRGRGGLSIAHDDEDPHDDQSEVVSATHLG, from the coding sequence ATGGCAACCAATGCCGTCTTAATATCATTGTGTTCGTTCGCAGTGCTGATTTTGGCCTATTTTACTTACGGCCGATTTTTGGCGCGGCGCATTTTTCGTTTGGATCCCAACCGCCCCACGCCGGCGCATACCAAACAGGATGGCGTCGACTATGTTCCGACAAAAATCCCCGTCTTATTCGGGCATCATTTTGCCTCGATCGCTGGTCTCGGTCCGATTTTGGGGCCGGCGATTGCCGTGATTTGGGGATGGGGGCCGGCGGTGTTGTGGGTCGTCTGCGGCTGCATCTTCATGGGAGCCGTGCATGACTTGGGCGCACTGACTGTTAGCCTGCGCTATCAAGGGCGTTCCATCGGCGATGTCTGCAGCGACTTGATTGGTCACCGGGCGCGGTTTTTGTTTTTGCTGATCATCTTTTTTCTGATGTCGTTGGCGATGGGGGCATTCGTCAACGCCATCTCGGCGCTGTTTGTTAAATTCCACCCCGGTGCGATCATTCCTTCGTTTGGATTGATGTTGGTGGCAATGTGTATCGGCATTGCCGTGTATCGCTTGCGTGTGGGGCTTGGCCCCGCGACGGTTGTGGGGCTGATTGCTTTTGGCGGATTGATTTATTGGGGCGTGCAACAACCGTTGCCCACGTATCAGTGGTTCGCCTCAGACGTCACGCAGCAGTTGCTTACCGAGAGTCGTAACGCGGGAGCCGATGTCGACCATGGTTCCATTGCTGCGGCTCAAGTCTTGCAAGAGAGCGGTCATGAATCCGCCGCCGCTGATCTGACAGCTGCTGCAACGACGGCCAGCCGCACGTGGATTTACGTGCTGCTGGGCTATGGATTCATCGCGTCGGTCCTGCCCGTGTGGTTGTTGCTCCAGCCGCGGGACTACATCAACAGCTTTCAACTTTATCTGGCGCTGGCGTTATTGGTGGCCGGCTTGTTGGTTGCCGCGGCGACGGGGTCGGATTTCAACGTGATTGATGCGGCCATGATTCGGGACGATCCGCAAATGGGAGCGCCGCCGATGGTGCCGTTTTTGTTTGTCACGATTGCCTGCGGAGCGGTGAGCGGGTTTCACAGTCTGGTTTCCAGCGGTACCACGGTGCGGCAATTGGATCGTGAAACCGATGCCTTGCCGATTGGTTTTGGCGCCATGCTCACCGAAGGGGCACTCGCGATATTGGTCATCATGGCCTGCGTTGCCGGATTGGGCAGCCAAGCTTGGGAAGCGGGTGGCGCGTATGCGAGTTGGGGCGGGATCGGCAAAGGAGGATTGGGCGTGCAGTTGGATGCCGTCATTCACGGCGGCGCCAATTTTCTAAGCGAAGTTGGCGTGAGCGAACGATTCGGACAAGCCTTCTTGGCAGTCACCATCGTGGCCTTTGCCATGACGACCTTAGATTCCGCCACGCGACTATTACGCTTCAACGTCGAGGAGATTTTCCGCTCGATCAAACTAGAACCGCTCGCCAACCGATATTTTGCCTCGTTGATCGCGGTGGGGGGCATTGCCCTGTTTGCGCAACCGCAAGGTGCGGCACTGTGGGTGTTGTTCGGCACCACGAATCAATTGCTTGCCGGTTTGACGTTGCTGACAGTGAGCCTGTTTCTCTTCAAACTGCGGCGACCGATTATCTATACGCTCATTCCGATGGGAATGATGTTGGTGATGACCGCCTGGGCCATGGCGATTCAACTCAAAGGGTTTTACAAAGACGAGCAGTGGCTGCTGTTTGGCGTTTCGGTGGTGGTTGTCTTGATGACGACTTGGCTGGTGATTGAAGCCATTTTGTCGTTCTGCCGGGGTCGTGGTGGGTTGAGTATCGCACATGATGATGAGGACCCACACGACGACCAGTCGGAAGTCGTATCCGCCACTCATCTGGGATAA